Proteins from a genomic interval of Bradyrhizobium sp. CCBAU 53340:
- a CDS encoding iron-sulfur cluster assembly protein, with protein MNALHQHDRKTNEVWERLALVTDPELDEPVTELGFVERVTVDHVDGVDIVFRLPTYWCSANFAFLMADDMRRAVSSLPWVREARPQLRDHMVAEEINRGVREGRSFGEALKDFASGGSLDELREKFRRKAFERRQEVMILALRGLGYEDPAICRMNLGTFDAINFSSEEVARQKPRYRELLVERRLANLPAAPAFVTYDGASIKRHEMAAYLQRLRGVRINMEFNSSLCRGLLAVRYRELDGDRVEQTPAPCGGCGSGCAVRSVGSPAMDKRFSALT; from the coding sequence ATGAACGCGCTCCATCAGCACGATCGCAAGACCAACGAGGTGTGGGAGCGCCTCGCGCTGGTCACGGATCCCGAGCTGGACGAACCGGTTACCGAGCTTGGATTCGTCGAGCGGGTCACGGTCGATCATGTTGATGGAGTCGACATCGTGTTTCGGCTGCCGACCTACTGGTGTTCGGCGAACTTCGCGTTCCTTATGGCCGATGATATGCGTCGGGCGGTGTCCTCGTTGCCGTGGGTTCGCGAGGCGCGCCCGCAGCTTCGCGACCACATGGTCGCCGAGGAGATCAACCGCGGTGTCCGCGAGGGCAGGTCGTTTGGCGAGGCGCTCAAGGATTTCGCAAGCGGCGGTTCACTTGACGAACTGCGGGAGAAATTCCGCCGCAAAGCGTTCGAGCGGCGCCAGGAAGTCATGATCCTGGCGTTGCGTGGGCTAGGTTACGAGGATCCGGCGATCTGCCGGATGAATCTGGGTACCTTTGATGCGATCAACTTCAGCTCGGAAGAAGTTGCGCGCCAGAAGCCGCGTTATCGCGAGCTTCTGGTTGAGCGGCGGCTCGCCAATCTCCCGGCCGCCCCCGCCTTTGTCACCTACGACGGGGCGTCAATCAAGCGCCACGAGATGGCCGCGTATTTACAGCGGTTGCGGGGAGTACGCATCAACATGGAGTTCAACAGCTCGTTGTGCCGAGGCCTTCTTGCGGTGCGTTATCGCGAGCTCGATGGGGATCGCGTGGAGCAGACGCCAGCTCCGTGCGGAGGTTGCGGCAGTGGCTGCGCCGTGCGGTCGGTAGGATCGCCTGCAATGGACAAGCGTTTCTCTGCGCTAACGTGA
- a CDS encoding molecular chaperone GroEL, translating into MPKVLLHDIDARRALARGVQKLAAAVESTLGPKGMNAMVDRPIGTPIVSRDGVTIASEIDLPDRFENMGAQVVREVSMQTNEVAGDGTTTAMVLANGLIQGGVAALERGAKPVDLCKGIDRAVEVVVESLKSAAIPVSDRNTLQAVATIASTDSHLGGLIAEAVERVGKDGIISSEYGLTTSTTLEVVEGMSFDRGYISHHMVTDVEKMEVVLDQPYILLTDLKIKAPGELAAVRARVAETGRPLVIVAEEIAPEVVVTLLGEGNRGKVLVVNPPDYGHWRKAMMDDLAIITGGRVIARELGGALEETSLADLGTARQVRASARETVIIRGGGDDAAIAARRQQVAKQHDLAPPNIEQDKLKERLAKLSGGTAVILAGGVTPVEQKRTIQLIDDALSAARAAAEEGIVPGGGTALAQCAPVVARTLGNINGDLGEGIKLVRETLSRPAAFIARNAGHDAAKVVAELQSSRAGVGFDAANGVFIDMVSAGIVDPVRVTYTALRNAASVATLVLTTNTLVADVPEYVDPTQGPALGGGAEKLGRA; encoded by the coding sequence ATGCCAAAAGTTCTGCTGCACGACATAGATGCTCGCCGCGCTCTTGCGCGCGGAGTCCAGAAGCTGGCTGCCGCGGTCGAATCGACCCTCGGCCCCAAGGGTATGAACGCGATGGTCGACAGGCCGATCGGCACGCCCATCGTGTCGCGCGATGGCGTTACCATCGCCTCCGAGATCGACTTGCCGGATCGCTTCGAGAACATGGGCGCCCAGGTGGTGCGCGAAGTCTCGATGCAGACCAACGAGGTCGCCGGCGACGGTACGACGACGGCTATGGTGCTCGCGAACGGCCTCATTCAAGGCGGCGTTGCGGCTTTAGAACGCGGTGCCAAGCCGGTCGATCTCTGCAAGGGGATCGACCGGGCCGTCGAAGTCGTCGTCGAGAGCCTGAAGAGCGCGGCAATTCCAGTATCGGACCGCAACACGCTACAGGCCGTGGCAACGATTGCGTCGACCGATTCCCATCTGGGCGGCCTGATCGCTGAGGCGGTGGAGCGCGTCGGCAAGGATGGCATCATCAGTTCCGAATACGGGCTGACGACGAGCACGACGCTCGAGGTGGTCGAGGGCATGTCGTTCGACCGTGGTTACATTTCGCATCATATGGTGACGGACGTGGAGAAGATGGAGGTGGTGCTGGATCAGCCCTACATTCTCCTGACGGACCTGAAAATCAAGGCGCCGGGCGAGCTGGCTGCGGTGCGTGCGAGGGTCGCGGAGACCGGGAGACCGCTTGTCATCGTCGCCGAAGAGATCGCACCGGAAGTGGTCGTCACGCTGCTCGGCGAAGGCAACCGTGGCAAGGTTCTGGTGGTCAATCCGCCCGACTACGGTCACTGGCGCAAGGCCATGATGGATGACCTCGCCATCATCACCGGAGGACGGGTCATCGCCCGCGAACTCGGGGGCGCGCTGGAAGAGACGAGCCTTGCCGACCTCGGCACTGCGCGGCAGGTTCGGGCCAGTGCGCGCGAAACGGTAATCATCCGGGGCGGTGGGGACGATGCGGCGATCGCCGCGCGCCGACAGCAGGTGGCCAAGCAGCACGATCTGGCACCGCCGAACATCGAGCAGGACAAGCTTAAGGAACGCCTGGCTAAGCTCTCGGGTGGGACCGCCGTGATCCTTGCGGGCGGCGTCACGCCGGTCGAGCAGAAGCGTACGATCCAGTTGATCGACGATGCGCTCAGTGCTGCACGGGCTGCGGCCGAGGAGGGTATCGTGCCGGGCGGCGGGACAGCGTTGGCGCAGTGTGCGCCGGTGGTGGCGCGCACCCTCGGGAACATCAATGGAGACCTGGGTGAAGGCATCAAGCTGGTACGCGAAACCCTGTCGCGCCCTGCTGCTTTCATCGCCCGAAATGCCGGCCATGATGCGGCGAAGGTTGTGGCCGAGCTGCAAAGTTCGCGGGCCGGGGTCGGGTTCGACGCTGCAAACGGCGTGTTCATCGACATGGTATCCGCCGGCATCGTCGACCCGGTCAGGGTGACGTATACCGCGCTTCGAAATGCTGCCTCCGTGGCCACGCTGGTGTTGACGACCAACACGCTGGTTGCCGATGTGCCGGAGTATGTTGATCCGACGCAGGGACCTGCGTTGGGCGGCGGGGCAGAAAAGCTTGGGCGGGCCTGA